The following proteins come from a genomic window of Streptomyces sp. NBC_01716:
- the rimM gene encoding ribosome maturation factor RimM (Essential for efficient processing of 16S rRNA), translating into MQLVVARIGRAHGIKGEVTVEVRTDEPELRLGPGAVLATEPASAGPLTIETGRVHSGRLLLRFAGVSDRTGAEALRNTLLIAEVDPQDMPEDPDEYYDHQLMDLDVVLADGTEVGRITEITHLPSQDLFIVERPNGTEVMIPFVEEIVTEIDLAEQKAVIDPPPGLIDNNAVVAGTTDGDAGAGADGGGDDGAAKGDPS; encoded by the coding sequence GTGCAGTTGGTAGTCGCGCGGATCGGCCGTGCCCACGGCATCAAGGGCGAGGTCACCGTCGAGGTACGTACGGACGAGCCCGAGCTGCGGCTCGGCCCCGGAGCCGTACTGGCCACCGAACCGGCCTCCGCGGGCCCCCTGACGATCGAGACCGGCCGGGTGCACAGCGGCAGGCTGCTGCTGCGCTTCGCCGGGGTGAGCGACCGTACGGGCGCGGAGGCCCTGCGCAACACCCTGCTCATCGCCGAGGTGGACCCGCAGGACATGCCGGAGGACCCGGACGAGTACTACGACCACCAGCTCATGGACCTGGACGTCGTCCTGGCGGACGGGACCGAGGTCGGGCGGATCACCGAGATCACGCACCTTCCGTCGCAGGACCTGTTCATCGTGGAGCGGCCCAACGGCACGGAAGTCATGATCCCCTTCGTCGAGGAGATCGTGACCGAGATCGATCTTGCCGAGCAGAAGGCCGTGATCGACCCGCCGCCCGGCCTCATCGACAACAACGCGGTCGTCGCCGGCACCACCGACGGCGATGCCGGCGCAGGCGCAGACGGTGGGGGCGACGACGGCGCGGCCAAGGGTGATCCGTCATGA